One Capsicum annuum cultivar UCD-10X-F1 chromosome 2, UCD10Xv1.1, whole genome shotgun sequence genomic window carries:
- the LOC107859280 gene encoding protein SCAR3 isoform X3 produces the protein MDSYEECHGPPHLHLLDKFDPGGPGSCLKRYSDPTFFKRASVGSGEEYIDKFLKEKKGRKIKKKQSRRRNGEVSRSASMPNYGCRMPFSSRNLDRRPSWVQSFSTHDTTLKSDVDSRHGSDLMECVSQPSFSVQPEDGKSETVSSPIKMQPNQSFDYSFLEEKSDHASNDIGHDFSQELADLVSTSVAWNLKMQPDTQESKGSFDSTSQLQFNNKLDHAFPEERGEVVYDDIGNIVLEEQAGHCTSSVTWSDKTVREEQESRESFSSPSQIHHDALPDCASPDRKGGDQCSDMGNSLTEDQIGRNLLSVALSGKMRTAEVESKEIFYSPLQMNPSASIEDASPDEKLWVISDEEGSNFPQEQVGPSSPFLTSSVKNEQLVLIIQKYDIDESLETRQENLLLDTQVLDLATSENIEQQSSEPEAEIIQRSISYESQFDDIESETDNYMDALNTIESESETDLDCQRKREMELEFRLKTDSSLNGTLGNRATLSDQNLSPPTPEVVARNSPENSGFGGNTNLASAESDSAAFSSSAKVKYEEIPENISSGFGEFFPSPQIARITLKPDSSVDVPSSKKSNILETSQEEPLVSNHITSSPRNPGLSLPVVNRIQCGPSDSEKPPPQLLGTPKVQFWTNGGLLGLEPSKPPDGVINSVGQVYEASQNEVVVTSRKDPVRISDKHAGKQDDVQNTSREKGDGQNSVQAVAFSIRNISSRFSAKDLDVKLDKSSNLYQQNCTDKPLNSSLDGSGMTSSTVGPVSPQSLTIAADRGNGKNSSRILELGNRLLTNGFQGKLSLGWNDNTDSVSSLNTGSNEPINDYQHFVGRTIKDFPGRGSPFTSPSSSPPLGHMKISFQPIDSVEISKLKLRFPDRSNINESNSDMFSSFQLVPEPSIPLHEVGSDSDDDTFSRSSPDLSDDYLSHQSESNSEQWESGNSPNLENQEVSNTLHRISLTGSTSASFENGRTVHQDLHACSRRHIPFAEYSLEDSQCDNLFDLPVLDTQHSSFKHGVGNATSPRDFLEPLSGKESTPPPPPLPPMQWQSMQSHLDDEQDDLHLLSENRHVFDLNEPGSTISHQPKPPPFKQNQVTEAAFTLQSKQPHSTDTNGQQFVDHAENGRGINEKEDFLHQIRAKSLNLRRTVPAKPTGTTGLPASVKVTAILEKASAIRQAVGSDDGEDNWSDT, from the exons AAGAAACAATCGCGGAGGAGGAATGGAGAAGTCTCTCGTAGTGCGTCTATGCCCAATTATGGTTGTAG AATGCCATTTTCTTCTAGAAATCTGGATAGGCGTCCTTCCTGGGTTCAGAGTTTCTCCACACATGATACAACCCTCAAATCTGACGTAGATTCGAGACATGGGTCGGACCTGATGGAATGTGTTTCGCAGCCAAGTTTCTCAGTTCAACCTGAAGATGGAAAATCTGAGACTGTCTCATCTCCAATAAAAATGCAGCCTAATCAGTCCTTTGATTattcttttcttgaagaaaagaGCGATCATGCTTCCAATGATATTGGCCATGATTTTTCACAAGAGCTAGCTGACCTTGTTTCGACATCTGTTGCTTGGAACTTAAAGATGCAACCTGACACACAAGAGTCTAAAGGATCCTTTGATTCGACTTCACAGCTACAATTTAACAATAAGCTTGATCATGCTTTTCCTGAGGAAAGAGGTGAAGTTGTTTATGATGACATTGGTAATATTGTGTTAGAAGAGCAAGCTGGTCATTGCACATCTTCTGTTACTTGGAGTGATAAAACAGTGCGTGAGGAACAAGAGTCTAGAGAATCCTTCTCTTCTCCATCCCAGATTCATCATGATGCTTTACCTGATTGTGCTTCCCCTGACCGAAAAGGCGGTGATCAGTGCAGTGATATGGGAAATAGCTTAACAGAGGACCAAATTGGCCGCAACTTATTGTCTGTTGCTTTGAGTGGTAAGATGAGAACTGCAGAAGTAGAGTCTAAAGAAATCTTCTACTCTCCGTTGCAGATGAATCCAAGTGCTTCCATAGAAGATGCTTCTCCTGATGAAAAGCTTTGGGTCATATCTGATGAAGAGGGTAGCAATTTTCCACAAGAGCAAGTGGGTCCTAGTTCACCTTTCTTGACTAGCAGTGTTAAGAATGAACAACTGGTCCTTATTATTCAGAAGTATGATATTGATGAGAGTTTGGAGACACGTCAAGAAAATCTACTCCTAGATACACAAGTATTGGATTTAGCAACTTCTGAAAATATTGAACAACAAAGTTCTGAGCCTGAGGCTGAAATTATACAAAGGTCAATTTCTTATGAAAGCCAGTTTGATGACATTGAAAGTGAAACTGACAATTATATGGATGCACTTAACACCATTGAGTCAGAGTCTGAAACTGATTTGGATTGTCAAAGAAAACGAGAAATGGAGCTGGAGTTTAGATTGAAGACTGACTCATCCTTGAATGGAACCCTTGGAAATAGAGCAACACTTTCTGATCAGAATTTGTCTCCTCCTACACCTGAAGTCGTAGCTAGAAATTCCCCTGAGAATAGTGGTTTTGGTGGTAATACCAACTTGGCATCTGCTGAATCTGATTCTGCAGCTTTCTCTTCCTCTGCTAAAGTAAAATATGAGGAAATTCCAGAGAATATCTCTTCAGGGTTTGGTGAATTTTTTCCATCTCCGCAGATAGCTAGAATTACTTTAAAACCAGACAGTTCTGTAGATGTCCCTTCTAGTAAAAAATCCAATATTCTGGAAACATCACAAGAGGAACCACTTGTCAGCAATCATATCACCTCTAGCCCTAGGAATCCTGGTTTATCACTGCCAGTAGTCAACAGGATCCAGTGTGGTCCTTCCGACTCTGAAAAACCTCCGCCCCAACTTCTGGGCACTCCTAAAGTCCAATTCTGGACAAATGGTGGCTTGCTCGGGCTTGAGCCTTCAAAGCCTCCAGATGGTGTGATAAATAGTGTTGGTCAAGTTTATGAAGCTAGTCAAAATGAGGTAGTCGTTACTTCAAGGAAAGATCCTGTTCGCATCAGTGACAAACATGCAGGAAAACAAGATGATGTACAGAATACGTCAAGAGAGAAAGGTGATGGCCAAAATTCTGTTCAAGCAGTTGCCTTTTCTATTAGGAACATATCTTCAAGATTTTCTGCCAAAGATTTAGATGTCAAACTCGACAAGTCAAGTAATTTATACCAGCAAAATTGCACTGATAAGCCCCTAAACAGTTCTTTAGATGGATCTGGCATGACATCTAGCACAGTGGGACCCGTGAGCCCACAATCCCTAACTATTGCAGCTGATCGAGGGAATGGAAAGAATTCATCACGTATTCTTGAACTAGGTAATAGATTGCTTACGAATGGGTTCCAAGGGAAACTATCACTTGGTTGGAATGATAACACTGATTCAGTCAGTTCCTTGAACACCGGAAGCAATGAGCCGATAAATGATTACCAACATTTTGTGGGTAGAACAATTAAAGACTTCCCAGGAAGAGGATCCCCGTTTACATCACCTTCTTCGTCACCGCCACTTGGACATATGAAAATCTCATTCCAGCCAATAGACAGCGTTGAGATTTCGAAACTGAAACTCAGATTTCCTGATAGGAGTAATATCAATGAAAGCAATAGTGATATGTTCTCTTCTTTTCAGCTGGTGCCAGAGCCTTCTATTCCTCTGCATGAAGTTGGTTCAGACTCAGATGACGACACATTTTCCAGATCATCTCCTGATCTGTCAGATGATTATCTTAGCCATCAGTCTGAGTCAAACTCTGAACAGTGGGAATCTGGTAATTCTCCTAATTTAGAGAACCAAGAAGTATCTAATACTTTGCATAGGATATCGTTAACTGGATCAACTTCAGCATCTTTCGAGAACGGCCGAACGGTTCATCAGGATTTGCACGCCTGCAGTAGACGTCATATTCCTTTCGCAGAATACTCTCTGGAGGATTCTCAGtgtgataatttatttgatctgCCAGTTCTTGATACCCAGCATTCCTCGTTCAAGCATGGAGTAGGTAATGCTACATCTCCAAGAGATTTTCTAGAGCCATTGTCTGGTAAGGAGTCTACACCTCCTCCTCCACCGCTCCCTCCAATGCAGTGGCAGAGTATGCAATCACATTTAGATGACGAACAAGATGATCTACATCTGTTATCTGAAAACCGCCATGTGTTTGATCTCAATGAGCCTGGATCTACCATTTCTCATCAACCTAAGCCTCCTCCATTTAAGCAAAACCAAGTAACTGAAGCTGCATTTACATTGCAAAGCAAG CAGCCACATTCGACAGACACAAATGGGCAGCAATTTGTTGATCATGCTGAAAATGGCAGAGGAATCAATGAAAAGGAAGACTTCCTGCACCAGATTAGAGCAAAA TCCTTAAATCTTAGACGAACTGTTCCAGCAAAACCAACTGGAACTACAGGGCTTCCAGCAAGCGTCAAGGTCACTGCCATTTTGGAGAAAGCCAGTGCGATCCGTCAG GCAGTTGGAAGTGATGATGGAGAAGATAACTGGAGTGACACTTGA